One Verrucomicrobiia bacterium genomic window carries:
- a CDS encoding LutB/LldF family L-lactate oxidation iron-sulfur protein, producing MSAPEQQFKRQADVLTHDLRHREIIQVALGKYAVVRDKNRGAFQDYQAARQAAAEIKWDAINHLDRHLEQLTAKLEARGTKVHWASTGDQARELIQKIIREKKARSIIKSKAMTSEEIHLNHALEEEGFEVVESDLGEFIVQLKKETPYHIVFPAMHLTRGEIRDLFNRELGIKSTDSPEELTMVARRVMRQKYITADIGFTGANFAIAETGMISITENEGNARLTAALPKTMITLLGIEKVLPRMEDLALFLPMLATSGTGQPLTCYNSMYSGPRQPGESDGPEEWHVVLLDNRRTELLADPEQRDSLHCIRCGACLNVCPIFRNVGGHTYGTTYSGPIGSVITPHLRGLQSWKHLSYSSSLCGACTETCPVKIDLAHHLLQNRRNSVRQKPSTTWRFSFQLMNFVFKRPALYSMLPKFGRAGQTVHPLVAGRMFDPAYPWTKTRSAPKIAKQTFREFWRNRKRGGTP from the coding sequence ATGAGTGCTCCCGAACAACAGTTCAAGCGGCAGGCCGACGTCCTCACGCACGACTTGCGCCATCGGGAGATCATCCAGGTGGCGCTCGGCAAATACGCGGTGGTCAGGGACAAGAACCGGGGCGCGTTCCAGGATTACCAAGCCGCCCGGCAGGCCGCCGCGGAAATCAAGTGGGACGCGATCAATCACCTGGACCGTCATCTCGAGCAGCTCACGGCAAAGTTGGAAGCCCGCGGCACCAAGGTACATTGGGCGAGCACTGGCGACCAGGCACGGGAACTCATTCAGAAGATCATTCGCGAAAAGAAGGCTCGCTCCATCATCAAGTCGAAGGCGATGACTTCGGAGGAGATTCACTTGAATCACGCGCTGGAGGAGGAAGGTTTCGAGGTCGTTGAATCCGACCTGGGTGAATTCATTGTTCAGCTTAAAAAGGAAACCCCGTATCACATCGTGTTTCCTGCCATGCATCTGACGCGCGGCGAGATCAGGGATTTGTTCAATCGCGAACTCGGCATCAAGTCGACGGACAGCCCCGAGGAACTCACGATGGTGGCGCGCCGCGTGATGCGCCAGAAATACATCACGGCGGACATCGGCTTCACTGGCGCCAACTTTGCCATTGCCGAGACGGGGATGATTTCGATCACGGAAAATGAGGGCAATGCCCGGCTGACGGCGGCCCTTCCGAAAACGATGATCACGCTGCTGGGCATCGAGAAAGTTCTGCCGCGGATGGAGGATCTCGCGCTCTTTCTGCCGATGCTGGCAACGTCCGGAACCGGCCAGCCTTTGACCTGTTACAACTCCATGTATTCCGGTCCGCGGCAGCCTGGCGAATCCGACGGCCCGGAGGAATGGCATGTCGTGCTCCTGGATAATCGGCGGACGGAACTGCTCGCCGATCCCGAGCAGCGTGATTCCCTTCATTGCATTCGATGTGGCGCCTGCCTGAACGTGTGTCCGATTTTCCGGAACGTAGGCGGGCACACGTATGGGACCACGTATTCGGGCCCGATCGGTTCAGTCATCACGCCACATCTGCGCGGGCTGCAATCGTGGAAGCATCTTTCGTATTCCAGTTCGCTGTGCGGCGCCTGCACGGAAACGTGCCCGGTCAAGATCGACCTCGCGCATCACCTGCTCCAAAACCGCCGCAACTCGGTCCGCCAGAAACCTTCAACGACATGGCGCTTCAGTTTTCAATTGATGAACTTCGTGTTCAAGAGGCCTGCCTTGTATTCAATGCTGCCGAAGTTCGGACGTGCGGGCCAAACCGTGCATCCGCTTGTTGCGGGACGCATGTTTGATCCCGCTTATCCGTGGACCAAGACGCGTTCCGCGCCAAAGATTGCGAAGCAAACCTTCCGTGAGTTCTGGCGGAATCGAAAGCGCGGGGGAACGCCATGA
- a CDS encoding (Fe-S)-binding protein, giving the protein MIVSLFIPCFVDLLYPRVGISIVQILEQLGHQVDFAEELNCCGQPAFNSGYWDEARELAAPAVNRLKNADAVVIASGSCGAMLKVFYPQLFAGTELEADARQLSESCYEFSDFLVRKLGVTDLGARFPARVTFHDGCHGLRELGIKTAPRALLQHVKGLELVEMKEEVCCGFGGTFAAKFPMISTAMGEVKCAQAAETGAEYIVSNDSSCLMHIQGLADKQHKKLKTIHLAEVLTSR; this is encoded by the coding sequence ATGATTGTCAGCCTGTTCATTCCATGCTTCGTCGATCTGCTGTATCCGCGGGTGGGGATCAGCATCGTGCAGATTCTCGAACAACTCGGGCACCAGGTCGATTTCGCGGAGGAACTCAATTGCTGCGGGCAGCCCGCATTCAACTCAGGGTATTGGGACGAAGCGCGCGAACTCGCCGCGCCCGCCGTAAATCGGCTCAAGAATGCGGACGCCGTCGTCATCGCTTCAGGCTCGTGCGGCGCAATGCTCAAGGTGTTTTATCCGCAATTGTTCGCTGGCACTGAGCTCGAAGCGGACGCCCGCCAGCTCTCCGAATCGTGTTACGAGTTCTCGGATTTTCTCGTGCGCAAACTCGGAGTCACCGATCTCGGCGCCCGCTTTCCCGCCCGGGTGACATTTCATGACGGCTGCCACGGCCTGCGTGAATTGGGCATCAAGACAGCGCCACGCGCCCTGCTGCAACACGTCAAGGGCCTGGAATTGGTTGAGATGAAAGAGGAAGTCTGCTGCGGATTCGGCGGCACTTTCGCGGCAAAGTTTCCAATGATCTCCACGGCGATGGGCGAAGTGAAATGCGCGCAGGCTGCTGAAACGGGCGCGGAATACATCGTGTCGAATGACTCCAGCTGCCTGATGCACATCCAGGGCCTGGCAGACAAGCAGCACAAGAAACTGAAGACCATTCATCTTGCGGAAGTATTGACCAGCCGTTAG